A stretch of the Poseidonibacter parvus genome encodes the following:
- a CDS encoding fumarate reductase cytochrome b subunit — protein sequence MSNLIEGYLGKTVEGKKSRLPAKLDYLQSVTGGFLALFMWAHMLLVSSILISEDFMYTITKLLEASFIIDGGSPLLVSITAFVIFVIFIAHAGLGMRKLPGNFKQYQVMKAHAKHMQHDDTKLWFTQAGTGFTMFFLGSVHLYIIMTNSDAIGPYASADRIWSEWMWPLYILLLIAVELHGTIGLYRLCVKWGWFDGENPKATRIALKKVKWGLTVFFLALGFASLAAYMKIGMEQVERNNVGNKFVPTAKIMEYKIPNKIIGGIA from the coding sequence ATGAGTAACCTAATAGAAGGCTATTTAGGTAAAACTGTTGAGGGGAAGAAAAGTAGATTACCTGCTAAACTTGATTATTTACAAAGTGTTACAGGTGGATTTTTAGCACTTTTCATGTGGGCACATATGTTACTAGTATCTTCAATATTAATTTCTGAAGACTTTATGTACACAATTACAAAACTTTTAGAAGCAAGTTTTATTATTGATGGAGGAAGCCCATTATTAGTAAGTATTACTGCTTTTGTAATTTTTGTAATTTTTATTGCTCATGCTGGATTAGGAATGAGAAAATTACCTGGAAACTTTAAACAATACCAAGTAATGAAAGCACATGCAAAGCATATGCAACATGATGATACAAAACTATGGTTTACACAAGCGGGAACTGGTTTTACTATGTTCTTCTTAGGTTCTGTACACCTTTATATCATTATGACAAATTCAGATGCAATTGGTCCATATGCAAGTGCTGATAGAATTTGGTCTGAGTGGATGTGGCCATTATATATTTTATTATTAATTGCTGTTGAATTACATGGAACAATTGGTCTTTACAGATTATGTGTTAAATGGGGATGGTTTGATGGAGAAAATCCAAAAGCTACAAGAATTGCCCTTAAAAAAGTTAAATGGGGACTAACTGTGTTCTTCCTAGCATTAGGTTTTGCTTCTTTAGCAGCTTATATGAAAATTGGTATGGAACAAGTAGAGAGAAATAATGTTGGTAACAAATTTGTACCAACTGCAAAAATTATGGAATATAAAATTCCGAATAAAATTATTGGAGGAATCGCATAA